A region of Vitis riparia cultivar Riparia Gloire de Montpellier isolate 1030 chromosome 12, EGFV_Vit.rip_1.0, whole genome shotgun sequence DNA encodes the following proteins:
- the LOC117926270 gene encoding uncharacterized membrane protein At3g27390, giving the protein MEVPIGFLAMLWSFLSFLPFFFLLLTLGLLKGSLIAPLVVGIIVFGNSAVIIGLWPAHFLWTYYCVTKTKRLGLVVKVLALISLPLPLLLWPILAIVGSLLGGLGYGFFAPLVATFEAVGETTADKFFFCFIDGCWSTINGSCTVVRDFTDFCFHSYFSYMDELREHVPPNEKPVDIKLSKLPSCLLVIVLGVPLDVLLITIVALWKSPYMLLKGWKRLLEDLIGREGPFLETVCVPFAGLAIILWPIAVVVAVISAIISSLVLGFYAGVIVHQEDSLWLGLAYIVSVVSLFEEYVNDLLYLREGSCLPRPNYRRNMNPPDGDRNDRKNESEDSYNSKLLLERSKTLKFTIQQYKPMQVWDWLFKSCEENSRMLLREGLIDVNDIGECIVKGNCKKLSVKLPAWSIFQCLLASAKSNSSGLMISDEIELTKNNWPRDKVLEWFIGPLLIMKEQIKGLQLDENEEGCLKRLVMDYKNEKPEEWDDAGFPSKDNVRRAQLQAIIRRLQGIVTSLSRIPTFRRRFTGLVKMLYMEAVQSGVLANQVVNSSNSERGHGNEGPSDCGHGKDSRSSGENSEHEAHGIGDIV; this is encoded by the exons ATGGAGGTTCCAATTGGGTTTCTTGCCATGCTATGGAGCTTTCTCTCCTTCCTtcccttcttcttcctcctgtTAACGCTTGGCCTCCTTAAAG GGTCACTCATAGCCCCACTGGTTGTGGGAATTATTGTGTTTGGAAATTCAGCAGTTATAATTGGGCTTTGGCCTGCCCATTTTCTCTGGACTTACTACTGTGTTACAAA GACCAAGAGGCTTGGTCTGGTTGTGAAGGTTTTGGCGCTGATATCATTGCCACTGCCTCTGCTTCTTTGGCCGATCCTTGCCATTGTTGGAAGCCTTTTGGGTGGACTTGGGTATGGCTTTTTTGCCCCCCTTGTTGCTACTTTTGAGGCTGTTGGAGAGACTACTGCTGACAAATTCTTCTTTTGCTTTATA GATGGTTGTTGGTCCACTATCAACGGAAGCTGTACAGTGGTGCGGGATTTCACGGACTTCTGCTTTCACTCTTACTTCTCTTACATGGATGAACTGAGGGAGCACGTTCCACCAAATGAGAAGCCCGTGGATATAAA GTTATCAAAGCTGCCAAGCTGTTTGTTGGTGATCGTTCTTGGAGTGCCACTTGATGTGCTTTTGATCACCATTGTTGCGTTGTGGAAAAGTCCTTACATGCTGCTCAAAGGATGGAAAAGACTATTAGAGGACTTGATTGGAAGAGAAGGACCATTCTTGGAGACGGTGTGTGTCCCTTTTGCTGGTCTTGCCATCATTTTGTGGCCTATAGCTGTGGTTGTGGCTGTGATAAGTGCTATCATCTCCAGCCTCGTCCTGGGCTTCTACGCCGGAGTTATTGTCCATCAG GAAGACTCCCTTTGGCTGGGACTTGCATACATTGTTTCAGTGGTTTCACTGTTTGAAGAATATGTGAATGACTTACTTTACTTGAGAGAAGGATCCTGCCTTCCCAG GCCCAATTACCGGAGGAACATGAACCCTCCTGATGGCGATAGGAATGATAGGAAGAATGAAAGCGAAGACTCATACAATTCGAAGCTGCTTTTAGAACGATCAAAAACATTGAAGTTCACGATCCAACAATACAAACCAATGCAA GTATGGGATTGGCTGTTTAAATCTTGTGAGGAGAATAGCCGGATGCTTCTTCGCGAAGGTCTAATAGATGTCAACGACATTGGAGAATGCATTGTAAAGGGAAATTGTAAGAAGTTGAGTGTCAAACTACCTGCCTGGTCCATTTTTCAGTGTCTGCTTGCATCTGCAAAGTCTAACTCATCTGGCTTGATGATCT CTGATGAAATAGAGTTAACAAAGAATAACTGGCCAAGGGACAAGGTATTAGAGTGGTTCATTGGACCACTTCTGATTATGAAGGAGCAAATAAAGGGACTCCAACtagatgaaaatgaagaaggcTGCCTGAAGAGGCTGGTTATGgattacaaaaatgaaaaaccagaGGAGTGGGATGATGCTGGGTTTCCATCAAAAGACAATGTCAGACGAGCACAGTTGCAAGCTATAATCAGGAG ATTGCAGGGAATTGTAACTTCCTTATCCAGGATACCAACCTTCAGACGCCGCTTTACTGGTTTGGTGAAGATGCTGTATATGGAGGCAGTACAGAGTGGTGTTCTGGCAAATCAGGTCGTGAATAGCTCAAACTCAGAACGAGGACATGGCAACGAGGGGCCAAGTGACTGTGGGCATGGTAAAGATTCAAGGTCATCAGGAGAAAACTCAGAGCATGAGGCACATGGCATTGGGGATATAGTATAA
- the LOC117926190 gene encoding uncharacterized protein LOC117926190: protein MSNNIRNGGRAQSFSIQTSAPPAERVTDEPVTYKTAQSTVTCAYQTNIAGFWRNVTILWCKNIMNHSLSITVDSLDGEIHHTCKIDLKPWHFWSKKGYKSFEFDGNPVDVFWDLRSAKFSGGPEPSADYYVALVSDEEVVLLLGDHKKKAYKRTKSRPALVDAIQFYKKENVFAKKCFSTRAKFEEKKKEHDIVVESSTSGPRDPEMWISIDGIVLIHVKNLQWKFRGNQTVLVDKLQVQVFWDVHDWLFSNPGTGHGLFIFKPGAPEADSDRDGDSSRGGDSDTSTGSSRYYNARAAAPEFSLLLYAWKID, encoded by the coding sequence ATGTCCAACAATATTCGTAATGGTGGGAGAGCGCAATCATTTAGCATTCAAACATCGGCTCCTCCAGCGGAGAGAGTAACCGACGAACCTGTCACATATAAGACCGCTCAGAGCACCGTTACCTGCGCTTATCAGACAAATATTGCTGGTTTCTGGCGAAATGTAACCATCTTGTGGTGCAAGAACATCATGAACCATTCCCTCAGTATAACAGTTGATAGCCTAGATGGTGAAATTCATCACACATGCAAGATTGACCTCAAGCcatggcacttttggagcaaaAAGGGGTACAAGTCCTTTGAGTTTGATGGAAACCCAGTGGACGTGTTCTGGGATCTCAGGTCTGCCAAGTTTTCAGGTGGCCCTGAGCCGTCTGCAGACTACTACGTTGCCCTAGTTTCAGATGAAGAGGTGGTGTTGTTGTTGGGGGATCACAAGAAAAAGGCTTATAAGAGGACGAAATCGAGACCAGCACTTGTTGATGCTATACAGTTTTACAAAAAGGAGAACGTATTTGCAAAGAAATGTTTCTCCACCAGAGCCAAGtttgaagagaagaaaaaggaacacGACATTGTCGTGGAGAGCTCGACATCAGGGCCTAGAGATCCTGAAATGTGGATTAGCATAGATGGGATTGTGTTGATCCACGTTAAGAACTTGCAGTGGAAGTTCAGAGGGAATCAAACTGTGTTAGTTGATAAACTGCAGGTGCAGGTTTTCTGGGATGTGCATGACTGGTTGTTTAGTAACCCTGGCACAGGTCATGGCTTGTTCATTTTCAAACCAGGTGCCCCAGAAGCAGACAGTGACAGAGATGGGGACAGCAGCCGTGGAGGTGACAGTGACACCAGCACAGGGAGCAGCAGGTATTACAACGCCCGAGCTGCAGCACCAGAATTCAGCCTTTTACTTTATGCCTGGAAGATTGACTGA